The DNA window AGTCAAAGCCGACCCGGGCCGCGCGTTTCTGCAGTTTGAGCGCGCGCAGGAGAGCCGGCAGACCCACAGCCACACCATCGAGCGTGCCTTTCTGCGCCCCTCCCGCGCGTTCGGCAGCCTTGATGGTTTCCCAGTCGGCACTCTGCTGTTCGGCGCTTTTGTCCCGCGCCTCGTCGCCAAAGACATGCGGGTGCCGCGCGACCATCTTGTCAGAGATCGCCGTCACCACAGACTGAAAACTGAAACGTCCTTCTTCTTCGCCCATCGCGGTGTGATAGACGGTCTGCAGCAACAGATCGCCAAGCTCGCCCTCAAGTTCGTGCCACGCCCTGCGTTCAATGGCATCGGCGACCTCATAGGCCTCTTCGATCGTATAGGGCGCAATGGTGTCAAAGGTCTGCTCGATGTCCCAGGGGCAGCCCGTCTCCGGATCGCGCAAACGCCTCATTATTTCCAGTAAACGGTCAATTCCGGCGTCCTTGTCGTGGATCAGATCATCTGGCATTGCAGCGCGCGCCTCTTCGGTGTCTGATGCACCTGACAAATAATTCTGCCAGGAGTCCACCCCATGCCCGTTGTGAACCGCATTGCTGATATGAGCGATGATATGACCGCCTGGCGGCGGCATCTGCACACCATTCCCGAGCTGGGTCTGGAATGCCATCAGACGGCGGCTTTCGTGGCGGAACGGCTGCGGGAATTCGGGGTTGATGAGATGCATGAAGGTATCGCCAGAACCGGAATAGTGGCGATTATCAACGGTCGGGGGCAGGGGCCCACAATCGGGTTGCGCGCGGATATGGATGCGCTGCCGATGACCGAGGAGACGGGGCTTGAGTACGCTTCAAAGCACGAGGGTCGTATGCATGCCTGCGGCCATGACGGGCATACGGCGATGCTGCTGGGGGCAGCGAAATACCTCGCAGAGACGCGCAATTTCTCCGGTCGGGTGGCGCTGATTTTTCAACCCGCCGAAGAGTTTGGCGGGGGTGGCGAGGTCATGGTGCAGGAAGGGATCATGGACACATTCGACATCTCTCAGGTCTACGCGATCCATAACTCGCCCGGTAAAGATTTTGGCAGCTTCAACACGCGGCCGGGTCCGATCATGGCGGCGGCGGATACCTTCCACATTCATCTCACCGGCAGGGGCGGGCATGCCGCGCGCCCGCACGATTCCATCGACCCGGTCGTGGCGGCCTGTTCCATGGTGCAGGCGCTGCAGACAATCGTGAGCCGGAACCGCAACCCACTGGACCAGCTGGTGATTTCAACGACGCAGATCCATACCGGCACCACGGATAACGTGATCCCCGAGACATGCTATATCAACGGCACCGTGCGGACCTTTGACAAAGAGGTTCAGGCGATGGTCGTGCGGCGCATGGAAGAGATCGTGGCAGGGCAGGCGGCGACTTTCGGGCTTGAAGCGGAACTGAAGTTTGAGTTTGGCTATCCACCCACGGTAAATGACGCGGAAAAGACGGTCTTTGCCAGGGAGGTCGCCGGCGAAGTGGCCGGTGAGGCAGGCGTGCATGAAACCGACCCGGTGATGGGGGCTGAGGATTTCTCCTATATGCTGGAAAAGCGCCCGGGCGCCTATCTGATGCTGGGCCAGGGTGACGGCGCGGGCGTGCACCACCCGAAGTACAATTTCAACGATGATATCGCACCGATCGGGGCGTCGTTTTTCGCGCGCCTTGTTGAGCGTGCACAACCAGTGGTGAGCAGCTGATCCATGGCACTTGAAGACGCGAAAACCGAGATTGATCATGCCTTTACGCGTGAGGACATGAAGGGCAACAGCTTTGAGCTGACCTTTGCCGGGGCCACATCCTTTCTGCGGCGCAGATACACCAAGGACTTGACGGGCGTGGATATCGCTGTCACGGGCGTACCGTTTGACCAGGCGGTAACCAACCGCACGGGCACGCGCCTGGGGCCGCGTGCGATCCGCGAGGCTTCAGCACTGCAGGCGCCCGATGCGCCTTACGGCTGGGGCTTTGACGTGATGCGGGAGTTCGCCATCGCGGACTACGGCGATCTGGCGTTTGATTATGCCGATGTGCCGTCGTTTCCGGGGCTGCTGACCGAGCATATCAGGGGCATTCTGAAACACGACGTGCCGGTCGTGACACTGGGCGGCGATCATTACATCACCTTTCCCGTTCTGAAGGCCTACGCCGAAAAATACGGACCCGTCAGCCTGCTGCAGTTCGATGCGCATACGGATACCTGGCCTGATGACGACATGGACCGGGTGGATCACGGCACGATGTTCTATAAGGCGGTGAAATCGGGCATTGTCGATCCTGCGACCTCGGTACAGGTCGGCATCCGCACCACCAATGAGGATACGCTTGGGGTGACGGTTATTGATGCAAGGGAGGTCCATGAGCAGGGGCCTGTGGCCACCGTCGCGCGCATCAAAGAGGTGCTGGGCGACCGGCCCGTCTATCTGACGTTTGATATCGATGCGCTTGATCCGGCTTATGCGCCCGGCACCGGCACGCCGGTCTGGGGCGGGCTGACCTCGGCGCAGGCGGCGATCATGCTGCGCGATCTGGCGGGCATCAATATCGTCGGCGGAGATATCGTTGAGGTCTCCCCCCCCTTTGACACCACGGGCGCCACGGCGATTGCGGGGGCCCATGTGGCAACAGAGATCCTGTGTCTGCTGGGCTGGAAGATGCGGGGCGGCGCCTGATGGCTGAGAAGAACCAGCCGATCAGCGGCAATGACCTTGCACGGTTTTCCGGTCCGGGCAGTTTTATGCGTCTGCCGATGGTCAATGATCTTAAAGGCCTCGACGTGGCGGTGCTGGGCATTCCGATGGATATCGGGACGTCGTGGCGGTCGGGTACGCGCTTTGGTCCGAAACAGGTGCGTTCTGAGAGTGCGATGATCCGGCCTTACAACATGGGCACCGGGGCGGCGCCCTTCGACAGTCTGCAGGTCGCGGATATCGGCGATCTGGCGATCAACACGTTTTCGCTTTCTGACAGTCTGCGGATCATTCAGGAGAGCTATGACGCGATCATGGATTATGACGTTATGCCCATGGCGATCGGAGGGGATCATTCCATCACGCTGCCGATCCTGCGGACCATGCACAAACGTCACGGTCCTATGGCACTGGTGCATGTGGACGCTCATGCGGATGTGAACGAGGACATGTTCGGGGAGCGCGAAACGCACGGCACGGTGTTCCGGCGCGCGTATGAAGAGGGGCTGATTGATCCTGCGAAAACCTATCAGGTGGGTCTGCGCGGATCGGGCTATACGGCGGATGATTTCAAAGAGGCGCAGGGCTGGGGATTTCAGCAGTTTCCCGCGCGTGATCTATGGCACCGCAGCCTGTCTTCACTGGGTGCTGAGATCCGGCGCGATATCGGCACGGAGATGCCGGTTTATGTAAGCTATGATATCGACAGCCTGGATCCGGCTTACGCGCCGGGCACCGGCACGCCGGAGATCGGCGGATTGACGACGCCGCAGGCGATGGAGCTGATTGCGGCGCTGAAGGGGCTCAACATCGTGGGCTGTGATCTGGTGGAGGTGTCGCCCCCTTATGACACCTCTGGCAATACTGCACTGACAGGGGCGAATATTCTGTTTGAGCTGCTGTGCGTTCTGCCCGGCGTTGCATACCGGTGAAGCTGCGGGACGCTCCGCGGGGGATATTTAAAAGCCAGAGAAGGGCCGGGGGATGCGAATGATACTCGGGGGTATTGTTTTACTGGTGCTGGCAGGCATTGCCTGGGTGCGTCTGGCGCCGCATGACACCGCGCGCTGGCACCAGCCGGTTCGTTTTAACCAGAATACCGATTTTTCAGGCGGAGCTGTCCGTGTGGCGGAGGCCGGACCGGATGCGCTCGCGCGCGCGGATCGGTATATGCGCGAGCTGGATCGGACCGTTGTCCTGGCCGGGTCTGTGCAGGAGGGGCGGGTGACATATGTTACGCGCTCAAAGGTTTTCGGCTTTCCGGATTATACGACGATCGAGGTGCGTGACGAACAGATCCGGGCCTGGGCCCGGCTGCGGTTCGGAGCGTCAGATCTGGGCGTCAACCGGGACCGACTGGAGAAGATCCCGGTTTTCTCGGAGACCTGACGACAGGCAGCCCTGCTGGACTTCGCGCCACATCGGCACATTGAGCGACATCTGGCACTGGGCCATGAACATGCGCCCGTCGACCTGCAGGCAGATGGTTTCGCCCAGTTCGACCCGGTCGCCGGAGCGGTCGGTGCAGTA is part of the Roseobacter ponti genome and encodes:
- the mazG gene encoding nucleoside triphosphate pyrophosphohydrolase; this translates as MPDDLIHDKDAGIDRLLEIMRRLRDPETGCPWDIEQTFDTIAPYTIEEAYEVADAIERRAWHELEGELGDLLLQTVYHTAMGEEEGRFSFQSVVTAISDKMVARHPHVFGDEARDKSAEQQSADWETIKAAERAGGAQKGTLDGVAVGLPALLRALKLQKRAARVGFDWPSTDEVIDKIREEAAELIEARETLSQAEIEEEFGDLLFVMANLGRHLGLDPEAALRAANAKFTRRFEGVEARLAAMGKTPAESDLAEMDALWDAVKREGRLP
- a CDS encoding M20 aminoacylase family protein, with amino-acid sequence MPVVNRIADMSDDMTAWRRHLHTIPELGLECHQTAAFVAERLREFGVDEMHEGIARTGIVAIINGRGQGPTIGLRADMDALPMTEETGLEYASKHEGRMHACGHDGHTAMLLGAAKYLAETRNFSGRVALIFQPAEEFGGGGEVMVQEGIMDTFDISQVYAIHNSPGKDFGSFNTRPGPIMAAADTFHIHLTGRGGHAARPHDSIDPVVAACSMVQALQTIVSRNRNPLDQLVISTTQIHTGTTDNVIPETCYINGTVRTFDKEVQAMVVRRMEEIVAGQAATFGLEAELKFEFGYPPTVNDAEKTVFAREVAGEVAGEAGVHETDPVMGAEDFSYMLEKRPGAYLMLGQGDGAGVHHPKYNFNDDIAPIGASFFARLVERAQPVVSS
- the speB gene encoding agmatinase; translation: MALEDAKTEIDHAFTREDMKGNSFELTFAGATSFLRRRYTKDLTGVDIAVTGVPFDQAVTNRTGTRLGPRAIREASALQAPDAPYGWGFDVMREFAIADYGDLAFDYADVPSFPGLLTEHIRGILKHDVPVVTLGGDHYITFPVLKAYAEKYGPVSLLQFDAHTDTWPDDDMDRVDHGTMFYKAVKSGIVDPATSVQVGIRTTNEDTLGVTVIDAREVHEQGPVATVARIKEVLGDRPVYLTFDIDALDPAYAPGTGTPVWGGLTSAQAAIMLRDLAGINIVGGDIVEVSPPFDTTGATAIAGAHVATEILCLLGWKMRGGA
- the speB gene encoding agmatinase encodes the protein MAEKNQPISGNDLARFSGPGSFMRLPMVNDLKGLDVAVLGIPMDIGTSWRSGTRFGPKQVRSESAMIRPYNMGTGAAPFDSLQVADIGDLAINTFSLSDSLRIIQESYDAIMDYDVMPMAIGGDHSITLPILRTMHKRHGPMALVHVDAHADVNEDMFGERETHGTVFRRAYEEGLIDPAKTYQVGLRGSGYTADDFKEAQGWGFQQFPARDLWHRSLSSLGAEIRRDIGTEMPVYVSYDIDSLDPAYAPGTGTPEIGGLTTPQAMELIAALKGLNIVGCDLVEVSPPYDTSGNTALTGANILFELLCVLPGVAYR
- a CDS encoding DUF1499 domain-containing protein, which gives rise to MILGGIVLLVLAGIAWVRLAPHDTARWHQPVRFNQNTDFSGGAVRVAEAGPDALARADRYMRELDRTVVLAGSVQEGRVTYVTRSKVFGFPDYTTIEVRDEQIRAWARLRFGASDLGVNRDRLEKIPVFSET